GTGCCTCCGCCGATGGTCCGCAGGGTGGCCGGGTCAGGCCTTCGTGCGGCGCGGACCCGCCCGGACGTGCGCCCGCTCACCCTGCGCGCCGTAGAGCATCAGCAGCTCCGCGGTCTCGGGTCCGGGGTTGCTGAGGGCGTGCGGCACCCGGGTGTCGAACTCGGCCGCCTCGCCCTCCCCCATCAGCAGGTCGTGCTCGCCCAGCCTCAGCCGGATCCGCCCCGACATCACGTAGAGCCACTCGTAGCCCTCGTGGGTGGCCAGCGCCGGGTCCGGACCAGGCTTCTTCGCCGGCCACACGATCTTGTAGGCCTGCACACCCCCGGGACGCCGGGTCAGCGGCAGCATGGTCATGCCGTTGCGCTGGATCGGGCGCGGGTGCACCCGCGGGTCCCCGGTGACCGGGGCGTCGACCAGGTCGTCGAGCTGGACCTGGTGCGCCCGGGCCAGGGAGAGCAGCAGCTCCAGGGTCGGACGGCGCTGACCGGACTCCAGCCGGGAGAGGGTGCTGACCGAGATCCCGGTCCGCTCCGACAGCTGCGCCAGCGTCGCCCCCCGCTCGGCCCGCAGCGCCTTGAGCCGGGGCCCCACGGCCTGCAGCACCACGTCCAGGTCCTCGTCCTCGTCAGCCATGACCCGTAGTTTGCCACATCAGCAAGCACACTTGCTCCCCCGGACCGTTCGACGCACGCTGGACCCAGGACCTACGGAAGGGGCGTGCGATGGGCACGGAGAAGACGAGCGCGGAGAACACGACGGGGACGGACGCGGCCGAGCGCGACGTGGTGGTGGTCGGTGGCGGGGCGGCCGGGCTGAGTGCTGCGGTGGCGCTGGGGCGCTCGCGGCGCAGCGTGACGGTGGTCGACGCCGGTGCGCCGCGCAACGCCCCGGCCGAGGGGGTGCACACCTACCTCGGTCACGAGGGGGTCTCCCCGCTGGAGCTGCTGCGGATCGGACGGGCGGAGGCCGAGGGCTACGGCGTCGAGGTCGTCGACGGGCAGGTCACCCGGGCCCGGCCGCTGGGTGAGCCGGACGGGGAGCCGTCCTTCGAGGTCGAGCTGGCCGACGGCCGTCGGTTCCGGGCCCGGCGGGTGGTCGTGGCCACCGGGCTGGGTGACGTGCTGCCCGACGTCCCCGGCGTCGCCGAGCAGTGGGGCCGCGGCGTCGTGCACTGCCCCTACTGCCACGGCTGGGAGGTGCGCGACCAGCGGATCGGCGTGCTGGCCACGTCGCCGATAGCCGGGCACCAGGCCAGGCTCTTCCGCCAGCTGAGCGAGCACGTCACGGTGCTCACCCACCTCAGCGGGGACCTGCCCGAGCAGGACGTCGCCGAGCTGGACGCGCTCGGGGTGCGCTTCGTGGACGGCGAGGTCACCGCACTGGAGAGCGACGGCGACCGTGTCGTCGGCGCCCGGCTGGCCGACGGGACGCTGGTGGAGCTGGACGCCCTCGCCGTGGCCACCACGATGCACGCGAGGGTCTCCGGCCTGGAGGAGCTCGGCCTCCCCGTGGACGAATTCAGGATGGGCGACCACCTCTTCGGCACCAACGTGACGGCCGACCCGACCGGTCGGACGTCCGTGCCGGGGGTGTGGGTGGCGGGCAACGTCGCCGTGCTGCACGCCCAGGTGGTGGCCTCCGCCGCCGCGGGGATGATGGCCGGCGCCCAGGTGAACGGCGACCTGGCCCTCGCCGACGGGCGGGCCGCCCTGGCCGCCCGGGCCGGACTGCGGGAGGCCCTGACCACCGCCTGAGGCCCGGTCCTGGGACGTGGGGCGGGGCGGCGTCGGCACCCCTAGGTTGGTGCCGTGCGCCGCCCCGACGACCTGGACCCGCTCACCACCGAGGACGGCCGCCCCGTCCGAGATCCCGCCGACTGGGCGCCGCGTCGCGAGGAGCTGCGGCGGCTGTTCGAGCAGTCGGTCTACGGACCCTGGCCCGGGGACCCGCAGGACGTCGAGCTGGTCGTCCACTCCGAGACGGACCTCGGCACGTCCCGGGTGCTGCAGGCCGAGGTCGTGGTCGCCTCCCCGGCCGTGCGCTTCCCGCTGCTGCTCGTCGAGCCGACCGGCCCGGGTCCCCACTCCTGCTTCCTGGGGATGAACTTCCACGGCAACCACACCGTGCTCGCCCACCCCGACATCGCCGTGCACGACCGGTACGCCGTCGACGGCGACTCCGGCCGCGGCTCCCACGCGAGCGAGTGGGACGTGCTGGCCACGGTGGCGGCCGGCGCCGCGGTCGCCACCGTCTTCTGCGGGGACGTGGTGCAGGACCACCCGGACCTGGCCGGACCCGAACTCGACGCCCTGGCCACCGGTGACGGGCGGCCCGGTGCGTTGATGGCCTGGGCCTGGGCGCTGTCGGCGGCCCGGGTCGCGCTGGGCTTCCGGCCCGAGCTGGACGCCGACGCGGTCACCGCCTTCGGGCACTCGCGGATGGGCAAGGCCGCCCTGGTGGCCAGCGGCTGGGACGACCGCTTCGCCGCGGTGGTCGCCACCCAGAGCGGCACCGGCGGGGCCTCACCGTCCCGCAAGCCGCCGGAGCGCTGCACCCCCGGCCTCGACGGGCGTCCCGAGGCCGAGACGGTGGCGGCGATCACCAGCCGCTTCCCGCACTGGTTCGCCCCCGCCTTCGCCGAGCTGGCCGAGCACCCCGAGGACCTGCCGGTGGAGCAGCACCAGCTGCTGGCCCTCTCCGCCCCCCGACCGACGCTGCTGTGGAACGGCACCGAGGACCTGTGGGCCGACCCGGCAGGTACCTGGGACTCCGTCCTGGCCGCCGCGCCGGTGTTCGCTCTCCTCGGCGCGGACCAGCCCGCCGCGTCGGAGCGGCCCGGGCCCGGGGCCACCAGCCCGGGGACCCTCGCCTACGGGCTCCGGCCCGGAGGGCACAGCGTCCTGCCCTCGGACTGGGCGGCGTGGCGGGCCTGGCTGACGCGCTGACCGCAGCACCCGCGTCGCCCGCGTCACCCGCGCCGCCCCCTCCGCCGCGCATCACCCGCGCCGCCCCCGCCGCCCGCGTCACCCGTCCCGGTCCTGGGTGTCGGCGCAGCCCCTCGAAGGACCTCCCCGGACGGCTGCCCACGTCGAGGAGCCGATCAGAGCTACCGGTCGTGCCGCTCCCGACTGACGGTGAGGATCTCGTCGGAGAGGTCGGGGTCCGCCAGCCGGATCGCGCGGGAGAGGACGATCGCCCCGACGATCTCGCTCAGCAGGGCGATCGACCGACGCCGGGCCTCTCCCGGGTCGAGCGACTCGCCGCGCTCGGTCGCCTCCAGCTGCTGAGCGGCGTCGAACCCCGCGAGGTAGCCCGCCACGCCCCTGGCGTAGGAGGCCTGGATCGCAGGGCCGTGCCGACCGGCGTCGCTGACCAGGGCCGCGGACGGGCACCCGCCGTCGGGCCCGTCGCGGTGCTCCGGTG
The sequence above is a segment of the Auraticoccus monumenti genome. Coding sequences within it:
- a CDS encoding NAD(P)/FAD-dependent oxidoreductase: MGTEKTSAENTTGTDAAERDVVVVGGGAAGLSAAVALGRSRRSVTVVDAGAPRNAPAEGVHTYLGHEGVSPLELLRIGRAEAEGYGVEVVDGQVTRARPLGEPDGEPSFEVELADGRRFRARRVVVATGLGDVLPDVPGVAEQWGRGVVHCPYCHGWEVRDQRIGVLATSPIAGHQARLFRQLSEHVTVLTHLSGDLPEQDVAELDALGVRFVDGEVTALESDGDRVVGARLADGTLVELDALAVATTMHARVSGLEELGLPVDEFRMGDHLFGTNVTADPTGRTSVPGVWVAGNVAVLHAQVVASAAAGMMAGAQVNGDLALADGRAALAARAGLREALTTA
- a CDS encoding helix-turn-helix domain-containing protein, encoding MADEDEDLDVVLQAVGPRLKALRAERGATLAQLSERTGISVSTLSRLESGQRRPTLELLLSLARAHQVQLDDLVDAPVTGDPRVHPRPIQRNGMTMLPLTRRPGGVQAYKIVWPAKKPGPDPALATHEGYEWLYVMSGRIRLRLGEHDLLMGEGEAAEFDTRVPHALSNPGPETAELLMLYGAQGERAHVRAGPRRTKA
- a CDS encoding glucuronyl esterase domain-containing protein; its protein translation is MRRPDDLDPLTTEDGRPVRDPADWAPRREELRRLFEQSVYGPWPGDPQDVELVVHSETDLGTSRVLQAEVVVASPAVRFPLLLVEPTGPGPHSCFLGMNFHGNHTVLAHPDIAVHDRYAVDGDSGRGSHASEWDVLATVAAGAAVATVFCGDVVQDHPDLAGPELDALATGDGRPGALMAWAWALSAARVALGFRPELDADAVTAFGHSRMGKAALVASGWDDRFAAVVATQSGTGGASPSRKPPERCTPGLDGRPEAETVAAITSRFPHWFAPAFAELAEHPEDLPVEQHQLLALSAPRPTLLWNGTEDLWADPAGTWDSVLAAAPVFALLGADQPAASERPGPGATSPGTLAYGLRPGGHSVLPSDWAAWRAWLTR
- a CDS encoding TetR/AcrR family transcriptional regulator translates to MPRISEQDMAQTRQRIVDAASPRFRAEGIDGIGIAALMKDAGLTHGGFYNHFASKDALAVAVCEDAFAASLATLARTVDEADPDRPTLAETLADYLSPEHRDGPDGGCPSAALVSDAGRHGPAIQASYARGVAGYLAGFDAAQQLEATERGESLDPGEARRRSIALLSEIVGAIVLSRAIRLADPDLSDEILTVSRERHDR